The following coding sequences lie in one Trichoderma breve strain T069 chromosome 1, whole genome shotgun sequence genomic window:
- a CDS encoding aminotransferase class I and II domain-containing protein: MGSLSREVDEWTQEPNLHPKRRPIPAAQRGVAASSSSEQFKTKISKHKPQARRWHPYISAESANRTGSTLKKAVEHLSNPNTISLGGGIPLSDFFPIDEISLRPHSLNNIETREKTSSQTTLHATKHDIADETSVYDLSVALNYCPGYGSAQFMRWIIEHTEIVHDPPYADWQCSMTIGNTSAFDMCLRMLTEPGDCILADKYTYSSSVETAMPLGVKFIGVDMDREGMLPDSLDEILEKWNPAKHNNARKPSVLYAIPTGQNPTGTTQSLQRRKAIYGVAQKHDLIILEDDPYYFLQMDEYGSTASEIQSPVEFLKRLVPSYLRLDIDGRVMRMDSFSKVVSPGARLGWITASAQLIERYKSHSDVSTQSPSGLSQLVFFKLLDEHWGHEGYTRWLMHLRKQYTMRRDFILSACERYLPRQIVSWEPANAGMFQWLKVDWEQHPNAKDKTADLVEEEIWLESISAGALVGRGSWFRSSKDVPSNEVFYRTTFAAAPLPKIEEAIKRFERGLRPDWQGYCYA; this comes from the exons ATGGGCAGTCTGTCTAGAGAAGTTGATGAGTGGACCCAGGAGCCCAATCTCCATCCGAAGAGAAGACCAATCCCTGCCGCTCAACGAGGAGTGGCCGCCTCAAGCAGCTCTGAACAATTCAAGACCAAGATCAGCAAGCACAAGCCACAGGCCAGACGATGGCATC CATACATCAGTGCAGAGTCAGCGAATCGCACAGGATCAACTCTCAAGAAGGCTGTGGAGCATCTTTCCAATCCAAATACCATCTCACTGGGGGGTGGTATTCCTCTGAGTGACTTTTTTCCGATTGACGAAATTAGCCTGAGACCACATTCACTCAACAATATCGAGACGAGGGAGAAGACGTCCTCCCAAACGACACTGCATGCTACTAAGCACGATATTGCCGATGAAACCAGCGTATATGATCTCTCTGTCGCCTTAAATTACTGCCCAGGCTATGGATCAGCTCAATTCATGCGATGGATTATAGAGCATACGGAGATTGTCCACGATCCACCTTACGCTGACTGGCAATGCTCCATGACAATTGGCAACACCTCGGCGTTTGACATGTGCCTGAGAATGTTGACAGAGCCAGGTGACTGTATCTTAGCCGACAAATACACATATTCATCCTCAGTCGAGACCGCTATGCCGCTGGGAGTCAAATTCATCGGAGTCGACATGGACCGCGAGGGCATGCTTCCTGACAGCCTTGATGAGATACTTGAGAAGTGGAATCCTGCGAAACATAACAACGCAAGAAAACCATCGGTTTTATACGCAATCCCGACCGGCCAAAACCCTACTGGCACCACTCAAAGCCTCCAACGCCGCAAGGCAATCTACGGAGTGGCCCAGAAGCATGATTTGATCATTCTCGAGGATGATCCGTATTACTTCCTGCAGATGGATGAATACGGCTCTACTGCGTCTGAGATTCAGTCACCTGTCGAATTCTTAAAGAGGCTTGTCCCTTCATATCTCCGCTTAGATATTGACGGACGAGTCATGCGCATGGATTCTTTTAGCAAGGTCGTCAGCCCCGGGGCTCGCCTGGGCTGGATTACAGCGTCTGCGCAGCTCATTGAGCGATACAAGAGCCACAGTGATGTTTCAACCCAGAGCCCTTCCGGTCTGAGCCAATTGGTGTTTTTCAAACTCCTGGATGAGCATTGGGGACATGAAGGCTACACAAGGTGGTTGATGCACTTGCGAAAACAGTACACCATGAGAAGAGACTTCATTTTGTCTGCTTGCGAGCGTTACCTGCCAAGACAAATTGTTAGCTGGGAGCCAGCCAATGCAGGCATGTTT CAATGGCTCAAGGTAGACTGGGAACAGCACCCCAATGCTAAAGACAAGACAGCCGAccttgttgaagaggaaatcTGGCTAGAAAGCATCTCGGCTGGAGCATTGGTCGGTCGCGGCTCCTGGTTCCGTTCATCGAAAGACGTGCCCAGCAACGAAGTATTCTATCGAACCACTTTTGCCGCAGCCCCGCTGCCCAAGATTGAGGAGGCTATCAAGCGCTTTG AGCGAGGCCTCCGACCCGACTGGCAGGGTTACTGCTATGCATAG